In the Hordeum vulgare subsp. vulgare chromosome 7H, MorexV3_pseudomolecules_assembly, whole genome shotgun sequence genome, one interval contains:
- the LOC123409629 gene encoding zinc finger protein ZOP1, protein MTEYWVSQGNKWCDLCKIFISNNPFSIRTHELGKRHKDNVTQRLSTMQKDGAAKEKEQQQAAKALQLIEAKAKKSYQKDLENNQRNTDGDSSAAPGEGWVFDSTSGYYYDKSTGLYYDSNSGFYYSDGLGKWVTQEEAYKWAETSETNVAQSSTSQPKPTGGSGPVPGIKGGPAPGVVVTKQLNPMRPVKGAPSALAANKRKREDTKKPKVVSKEEEAALRAREAARKRVEDREKPLMGLYKTY, encoded by the exons ATGACTGAG TATTGGGTGAGCCAAGGAAACAAATGGTGCGACTTGTGCAAAATCTTTATATCTAACAATCCGTTCAGCATCAGGACACATGAACTCGGCAAACGCCACAAGGACAATGTCACCCAAAGATTGTCTACGATGCAAAAGGATGGCGCTGCTAAGGAAAAGGAGCAGCAGCAAGCAGCTAAAGCCCTCCAGCTGATAGAGGCT AAAGCTAAAAAGAGTTACCAAAAAGATTTGGAGAATAACCAGAGAAACACCGATGGTGACAGTTCTGCAGCACCTGGAGAAG GATGGGTATTTGACTCAACTTCAGGATATTATTATGATAAGTCTACTGGACTTTACTACGACTCGAACTCTGGTTTCTATTATTCCGACGGATTAG GCAAATGGGTCACCCAGGAAGAGGCATACAAGTGGGCGGAAACCTCAGAAACTAATGTTGCCCAATCCTCGACCTCACAACCAAAACCGACTGGTGGAAGCGGGCCTGTCCCTGGTATTAAAGGAGGGCCAGCCCCAGGTGTGGTTGTCACGAAACAACTGAACCCGATGAGACCTGTGAAGGGCGCTCCGTCAGCCCTTGCCGCTAACAAGCGAAAAAGAGaggacaccaagaagcccaagGTGGtttccaaggaggaggaggcggcactcAGAGCACGGGAAGCAGCGAGGAAAAGAGTGGAGGACAGGGAGAAGCCTCTCATGGGATTATACAAGACTTACTGA